Proteins from a genomic interval of Xiphophorus maculatus strain JP 163 A chromosome 7, X_maculatus-5.0-male, whole genome shotgun sequence:
- the LOC102227279 gene encoding radixin, producing the protein MPKPVNVRVTTMDAELEFAIQPNTTGKQLFDQVVKTVGLREVWFFGLQYTDSKGYVTWLKLNKKVTQQDVKKENPLQFKFRAKFFPEDVSEELIQEITQKLFFLQVKEAILNDENYCPPETAVLLASYAVQAKYGDYSKDVHKPGYLANDRLLPQRVLEQHKLTKEQWEDRIQTWHEEHRGMLREDAMMEYLKIAQDLEMYGVNYFEIKNKKGTELWLGVDALGLNIYEHEDKLSPKIGFPWSEIRNISFNDKKFVIKPIDKKAPDFVFYAPRLRINKRILALCMGNHELYMRRRKPDTIEVQQMKAQAREEKHHKQMERAQLENEKKKRELAEKEKERIEREKAELIERLRQIEEQTQRAQKELEEQTRRALELEQERKRAKEEAERLDRERQAAEEAKAALAQQAADQMKTQEQLAAELAEFTAKIALLEEAKRKKEEEASEWQHKAISAQEDLEKTREELKTAITSPPAPEHDDEHDELNSEAEAELVSDGVSSQRSEEERVTEAEKNDRVKKQLQALSSELAEARDDTKKTQNDMLHAENVRAGRDKYKTLRQIRQGNTKQRIDEFESM; encoded by the exons atgCCCAAACCG GTCAATGTGCGCGTCACCACCATGGACGCTGAGCTGGAGTTCGCCATCCAGCCGAACACAACAGGAAAACAGCTGTTTGACCAG GTGGTGAAGACTGTGGGTTTGAGGGAAGTCTGGTTCTTCGGCCTGCAGTACACAGACAGCAAAGGCTACGTGACGTGGCTCAAACTCAACAAGAAG GTGACCCAGCAGGACGTTAAAAAGGAGAATCCTCTCCAGTTCAAGTTCAGAGCAAAGTTCTTCCCGGAAGACGTTTCCGAGGAGCTCATCCAGGAGATCACGCAGAAGCTCTTCTTCCTTCAG GTGAAAGAGGCCATTTTGAATGATGAGAACTACTGTCCTCCAGAAACGGCCGTCTTGCTGGCCTCCTATGCGGTTCAAGCCAAGTATGGAGATTACAGCAAAGACGTCCACAAGCCCGGTTACCTGGCAAACGACCGGCTGCTGCCACAGAG AGTTTTGGAGCAACACAAGTTAACAAAGGAGCAGTGGGAGGACAGAATACAGACGTGGCACGAGGAGCACAGAGGAATGCTCAG GGAGGACGCCATGATGGAGTACCTGAAGATCGCTCAGGACCTGGAGATGTACGGCGTTAACTACTTCGAAATCAAAAACAAGAAGGGCACGGAGCTGTGGCTGGGCGTGGACGCTCTGGGCCTCAACATTTATGAGCACGaagacaa ATTGTCTCCGAAGATCGGCTTCCCTTGGAGCGAGATTAGAAACATTTCCTTCAACGACAAGAAGTTTGTCATCAAACCCATCGACAAGAAAGCTCCA GACTTTGTGTTCTACGCCCCTCGGTTACGGATCAACAAGCGCATCCTGGCGTTGTGCATGGGAAACCACGAGTTGTacatgaggaggaggaagccaGACACCATCGAGGTGCAGCAGATGAAGGCCCAGGCGAGAGAGGAGAAGCACCACAAGCAGATGGAGAG AGCGCAGCTGGAGAACGAGAAGAAAAAGCGCGAGCTGgcagagaaagagaaggagcgAATAGAGAGGGAAAAGGCCGAGCTGATCGAGAGGCTGAGGCAGATCGAAGAGCAGACGCAACGGGCTCAGAAAG AGCTGGAGGAGCAGACGCGCCGGGCGCTGGAGCTGGAGCAGGAGCGAAAGCGGGCGAAGGAAGAGGCCGAGCGGCTGGACAGGGAGAGGCAGGCGGCGGAGGAGGCCAAGGCAGCGCTGGCTCAGCAGGCCGCCGACCAAATGAAGACCCAGGAACAACtg GCTGCCGAGTTAGCAGAGTTCACCGCCAAAATCGCTCTGCTTGAGGAGGCAAAgaggaaaaaggaggaggaagcgTCGGAGtggcaacacaaa GCCATTTCAGCGCAGGAAGACCTGGAGAAGACGAGGGAGGAGCTGAAGACGGCCATCACGTCTCCGCCAGCGCCTGAGCACGACGACGAGCACGACGAGCTGAACTCGGAGGCAGAGGCCGAGCTGGTCAGCGACGGCGTCAGCAGCCAGCGCAGCGAAGAGGAGCGCGTCACCGAGGCGGAGAAGAACGACCGCGTGAAGAAACAGCTGCAG gCTCTGAGCTCGGAGTTGGCGGAGGCCCGGGACGACACCAAGAAAACCCAGAACGACATGCTGCACGCCGAGAACGTCCGGGCGGGGAGAGACAAGTACAAGACGCTGCGCCAGATCCGCCAGGGCAACACCAAGCAGCGCATCGACGAGTTCGAGTCCATGTGA